A single window of Watersipora subatra chromosome 9, tzWatSuba1.1, whole genome shotgun sequence DNA harbors:
- the LOC137405069 gene encoding uncharacterized protein has protein sequence MKYASVFMKYAGRFMKYAGEFMKYAGVFMKYAGRFMKYAGRFMKYACGFIMYAGVFMKYAGVFMKYAGGFIKYVGGFMKYAGGFMKYAGGFMKFAGGFMKYAGGFMKYAGEFMKYAGEFMKYAGGFMKYAGEFMKYAGGFMKYACGFIMYAGVFMKYAGVFMKYAGGFIKYVGGFMKYAGGFMKYAGGFMKFAGGFMKYAGRFMKYAGGFMKYAGGFMKYAGRFMKYAGVFMKYAGGFIKYVGGFMKYAGGFMKYAGGFMKFAGGFMKYAGRFMKYAGQRLQTIVMLQQNAKIRAAGIDFLVNVVTRLNLLAIKKGLIADEKTWMTDKGEGSFLYTGGSSRIEDFGSTRPSLQAGASLTLGGSTAQSSINIPWWWEQDFPELCTPKLGEPFSVNNGWPTLKKHGSRDRQAD, from the exons ATGAAGTACGCTAGTGTGTTTATGAAATACGCTGGTAGGTTTATGAAGTACGCTGGTGAGTTTATGAAGTACGCAGGTGTGTTTATGAAGTACGCTGGTAGGTTTATGAAGTACGCTGGTAGGTTTATGAAATATGCTTGTGGGTTTATAATGTATGCTGGTGTGTTTATGAAGTATGCTGGTGTGTTTATGAAGTACGCTGGTGGGTTTATAAAGTACGTTGGTGGGTTTATGAAGTACGCTGGTGGGTTTATGAAATACGCTGGTGGGTTTATGAAGTTTGCTGGTGGGTTTATGAAGTACGCTGGTGGGTTTATGAAGTACGCTGGTGAGTTTATGAAGTACGCTGGTGAGTTTATGAAGTACGCTGGTGGGTTTATGAAGTACGCTGGTGAGTTTATGAAGTACGCAGGTGGGTTTATGAAATATGCTTGTGGGTTTATAATGTATGCTGGTGTGTTTATGAAGTACGCTGGTGTGTTTATGAAGTACGCTGGTGGGTTTATAAAGTACGTTGGTGGGTTTATGAAGTACGCTGGTGGGTTTATGAAATACGCTGGTGGGTTTATGAAGTTTGCTGGTGGGTTTATGAAGTACGCTGGTAGGTTTATGAAGTACGCTGGTGGGTTTATGAAATACGCTGGTGGGTTTATGAAGTACGCTGGTAGGTTTATGAAGTACGCTGGTGTGTTTATGAAGTATGCTGGTGGGTTTATAAAGTACGTTGGTGGGTTTATGAAGTACGCTGGTGGGTTTATGAAATACGCTGGTGGGTTTATGAAGTTTGCTGGTGGGTTTATGAAGTACGCTGGTAGGTTTATGAAGTACGCTG GTCAA CGCCTGCAGACTATAGTTATGTTGCAGCAGAATGCCAAAATCAGAGCCGCAGGGATCGACTTCTTAGTCAACGTGGTCACCAGACTGAACCTTCTTGCCATTAAAAAAGGCTTGATCGCAGATGAGAAGACTTGGATGACTGA TAAAGGAGaaggcagtttcctttacaccGGTGGCAGCAGTAGGATCGAGGATTTTGGCTCCACAAGACCGAGTCTACAAGCAGGAGCATCCCTGACTCTTGGCGGGTCAACTGCTCAAAGCAGCATCAACATCCCTTGGTG GTGGGAACAAGATTTTCCTGAGCTATGTACTCCCAAGCTTGGCGAGCCTTTCTCAGTCAACAATGGATGGCCGACACTCAAGAAGCACGGGTCGAGGGACAGACAGGCTGACTGA